One window of the Oncorhynchus clarkii lewisi isolate Uvic-CL-2024 unplaced genomic scaffold, UVic_Ocla_1.0 unplaced_contig_12164_pilon_pilon, whole genome shotgun sequence genome contains the following:
- the LOC139394705 gene encoding isocitrate dehydrogenase [NADP], mitochondrial-like: MVAQVLKSSGAFVWACKNYDGDVQSDILAQGFGSLGLMTSVLVCPDGKTIEAEAAHGTVTRHYRQHQRGRPTSTNPIASIFAWTRGLEHRGKLDGNPDLIRFSQTLERVCVEIVESGVMTKDLAGCIHGLANCKLNEHYVNTSDFLDAIRTNLDKALGK; this comes from the exons ATGGTGGCACAAGTCCTCAAGTCCTCCGGAGCCTTCGTCTGGGCCTGCAAGAACTACGATGGAGACGTTCAGTCTGACATATTGGCTCAAG GTTTTGGCTCCCTGGGTCTAATGACGTCAGTGTTGGTGTGTCCTGATGGGAAGACCATTGAGGCAGAGGCAGCCCACGGCACTGTGACACGGCACTACCGCCAACACCAGAGG GGCCGACCCACCAGCACCAACCCCATCGCCAGTATCTTTGCCTGGACCAGAGGGCTGGAACACCGAGGGAAACTGGATGGAAACCCAGACCTCATCAG GTTCTCCCAGACtctggagagggtgtgtgtggagATCGTGGAGAGTGGTGTGATGACCAAGGACCTGGCCGGCTGCATCCACGGCCTGGCCAA CTGCAAGCTGAATGAACATTACGTCAACACATCCGACTTTCTGGACGCCATCAGGACCAACCTGGACAAGGCTCTGGGcaagtga